The Arthrobacter sp. NicSoilC5 genome has a window encoding:
- a CDS encoding GntR family transcriptional regulator: MTQASSSPALAQTDQRLPLHARVKDDLIRRVRANEWASTTPLPPESALAEEYGISVGTLRRVLAELAADGILERHQGRGTYVRRATFQHSLFRFFRMQGGAGQTPGSRILERTTQDAPSHVAAALQIHEHSPVLHLHRLRLWQDTPFLVEDIWLPLPQFQAIADIELKELGNLLYPEYENRIGLIIGSATEELSVTQTTDAQAALLGCKTGDPLVKINRTARTHTGDVAEYRESYGLASTFRYQVEIN; encoded by the coding sequence TGGCCCAGACGGATCAGCGACTGCCGCTTCACGCCCGGGTCAAAGACGACCTGATCCGGCGCGTCCGGGCAAACGAATGGGCCAGCACAACACCGCTGCCGCCCGAGTCTGCTTTGGCTGAGGAGTACGGCATATCAGTAGGAACGCTGCGGCGTGTCCTTGCCGAACTGGCGGCGGACGGGATTCTTGAACGCCACCAGGGACGGGGCACGTACGTTCGTCGGGCTACATTCCAGCACTCCTTGTTCCGTTTCTTCCGGATGCAGGGTGGAGCCGGGCAGACCCCCGGCAGCCGCATCCTTGAGCGGACCACGCAGGACGCACCCTCCCACGTCGCCGCCGCCCTGCAGATCCACGAACATTCCCCCGTATTGCACCTTCACCGTCTTCGTTTGTGGCAGGACACCCCTTTCCTGGTCGAAGACATCTGGCTCCCGCTGCCGCAGTTTCAGGCCATCGCCGACATTGAACTCAAGGAGCTGGGCAACCTGCTGTATCCGGAATACGAAAACCGGATCGGCCTCATCATCGGCTCAGCAACCGAGGAACTCTCCGTCACCCAGACAACAGACGCGCAGGCCGCACTTCTGGGCTGCAAAACCGGGGACCCCCTCGTCAAAATCAACCGCACCGCACGAACCCACACCGGCGACGTCGCCGAGTACCGCGAGTCCTATGGACTGGCATCAACATTCCGATACCAAGTGGAGATCAACTAA
- a CDS encoding SLC13 family permease, whose translation MQELVAVSGLVLIFGLSMWRNINMGAVALVVAFLLGVLYFGQTATDIASGFPGSLLITLLGVTYLFGMARANGTIDQIVGGAVGAVRGRVALVPWVFFILAAIITGSGALSAATNAILIPVGLAFAQRYRINPLLVGLCIINGTNAGGFSPIAVYYNIVNGVLAKVGVSVDAGQLFLWTFIANVVINAVAFILLGGPELMRRGREEDTADSTTSYLGGGTATITRTATWTGEKIVTVVLMVSILVGALGFKLDVGFLALAAAVVLSALYPQHSKEALGHIGWNVILLIGGIVTYISVLESAGVIKELAHSVAGIGTPLLAALMMLVVAGVVSAFASTNAMFVVLVPLAAPLLVTGSVAVLGFVIALCIAASAVDSSPFSTGGALVIANTEEDKRDKTFRGMMIWGMSMIVAAPLLAWLLFVVI comes from the coding sequence ATGCAAGAACTCGTGGCCGTTTCCGGCCTTGTCCTCATCTTCGGCCTCTCAATGTGGCGCAACATCAACATGGGCGCCGTCGCCCTGGTTGTTGCCTTCCTGCTCGGCGTACTCTATTTCGGCCAAACGGCCACCGACATCGCCTCCGGCTTCCCGGGCAGCCTCCTGATCACCCTGCTGGGCGTGACCTACCTCTTCGGCATGGCACGGGCCAACGGCACCATCGACCAAATCGTCGGCGGCGCCGTCGGGGCAGTCCGGGGGCGGGTTGCCCTCGTTCCGTGGGTCTTCTTCATCCTCGCCGCCATCATCACCGGATCCGGGGCGCTGTCTGCAGCCACCAACGCCATTCTCATCCCCGTGGGCCTGGCCTTCGCCCAGCGCTACAGGATTAACCCGCTGCTGGTCGGGCTGTGCATCATCAACGGCACCAATGCCGGCGGCTTTTCCCCCATCGCCGTGTACTACAACATCGTCAACGGCGTCCTGGCGAAAGTGGGCGTCTCCGTGGACGCCGGTCAGCTCTTCCTCTGGACCTTCATCGCCAACGTTGTCATCAACGCGGTCGCGTTCATTCTCCTTGGGGGACCGGAACTGATGCGCCGCGGTCGCGAGGAAGACACCGCGGACTCCACCACCTCCTACCTCGGCGGCGGCACCGCCACCATCACTAGAACCGCTACCTGGACCGGCGAGAAAATCGTCACCGTGGTCCTCATGGTCAGCATCCTGGTCGGCGCCCTGGGCTTCAAACTCGACGTCGGATTCCTCGCCCTCGCCGCAGCCGTCGTTCTCTCCGCCCTGTACCCGCAACACTCCAAGGAGGCCCTGGGACACATCGGCTGGAACGTCATCCTGCTGATCGGCGGAATCGTCACCTACATCAGCGTGCTGGAATCCGCGGGTGTCATCAAAGAACTCGCCCACTCCGTCGCGGGCATCGGCACGCCACTGCTCGCCGCACTCATGATGCTCGTAGTGGCAGGCGTCGTATCAGCCTTCGCCTCCACCAACGCCATGTTCGTCGTCCTGGTCCCCCTCGCAGCCCCGCTGCTTGTCACAGGCTCCGTCGCGGTTCTGGGCTTCGTGATCGCGCTCTGCATCGCAGCATCGGCTGTGGACTCCAGTCCCTTCTCCACCGGTGGCGCACTCGTCATCGCCAACACCGAAGAAGACAAACGCGACAAGACCTTCCGCGGCATGATGATCTGGGGCATGTCCATGATCGTGGCAGCACCCCTGCTGGCCTGGCTCCTGTTCGTAGTGATCTAA
- a CDS encoding PEP/pyruvate-binding domain-containing protein, which translates to MGGKAAGLAQMTAEGLPVAPGFAVTAAAYRAYLEADGLKEFTRRVLDGLGSGRDQAAFDDAAHRISQRFADVPIPAEVADAVRGAYTKLCTETGVENIAVAVRSSATAEDSVGASFAGEFETWVDIVGADEVLKYVHECYVSVFAGRVLSYLSEKDIDPHAIEMAVVIQKTVRARAAGVMFTLSPTSGDRSKIVLEASWGLGLSVVGGEVTPDRFVVDKVGLGIADRSLGNKIIEYRSGDAPVDVPAERRNILCLQDDEVVALATLGKKLERIHQAPQDIEFAVDEELPEGSNVILLQCRPETVWSNADRKPAFDAAAGMMSWITGSISGTATPPAHAHGASHQH; encoded by the coding sequence GTGGGCGGCAAGGCCGCCGGCCTCGCCCAGATGACGGCCGAAGGGCTGCCCGTGGCACCCGGCTTCGCCGTGACCGCTGCGGCCTACCGGGCCTACCTTGAGGCGGATGGACTGAAGGAGTTCACCCGACGCGTGCTGGACGGGCTGGGCAGCGGGCGGGACCAGGCAGCGTTCGACGACGCCGCGCACCGCATCAGCCAACGGTTCGCCGACGTGCCCATCCCGGCAGAGGTGGCAGACGCAGTGCGCGGGGCTTACACGAAGCTGTGCACCGAAACAGGGGTGGAGAACATCGCGGTGGCCGTGCGCTCCAGCGCAACGGCTGAGGATTCCGTGGGCGCCAGTTTTGCGGGCGAGTTCGAAACCTGGGTGGACATCGTGGGTGCGGACGAGGTCCTGAAGTACGTGCATGAGTGCTACGTCAGCGTCTTTGCCGGGCGGGTCCTGTCCTACCTCTCCGAGAAGGACATCGATCCCCACGCCATCGAGATGGCTGTGGTGATCCAGAAGACCGTGCGGGCACGCGCGGCAGGCGTGATGTTCACCCTCAGCCCCACCAGCGGTGACCGCTCCAAAATCGTGCTGGAAGCCAGCTGGGGCCTGGGGCTGTCGGTGGTCGGTGGTGAGGTGACACCTGACCGGTTCGTGGTGGACAAGGTGGGTCTGGGCATTGCCGACCGGTCACTGGGTAACAAGATCATCGAATACCGCAGCGGAGACGCGCCGGTGGACGTTCCTGCTGAACGCCGGAACATCCTGTGCCTGCAGGACGACGAAGTAGTTGCCCTGGCCACGCTCGGCAAGAAGCTCGAACGGATCCATCAGGCACCCCAGGACATCGAGTTTGCCGTGGACGAAGAACTCCCCGAGGGCAGTAACGTGATCCTGCTTCAGTGCCGTCCAGAGACAGTCTGGTCCAACGCAGACCGGAAGCCGGCTTTCGACGCCGCGGCGGGCATGATGTCCTGGATTACCGGCAGCATCTCCGGCACGGCCACCCCGCCTGCACACGCGCACGGAGCCTCACACCAACACTAG